In Anomalospiza imberbis isolate Cuckoo-Finch-1a 21T00152 chromosome 19, ASM3175350v1, whole genome shotgun sequence, a genomic segment contains:
- the LOC137485075 gene encoding myosin heavy chain, skeletal muscle, adult-like, producing MASGDAEMAVFGEAAPYLRKSEKERIAAQNKPFDAKSSVFVAHPKESFVKGTITSRESGKVTVKTEGGETLTVKDDQVFSMNPPKYDKIEDMAMMTHLHEPAVLYNLKERYAAWMIYTYSGLFCVTVNPYKWLPVYNPEVVLAYRGKKRQEAPPHIFSISDNAYQFMLTDRENQSILITGESGAGKTVNTKRVIQYFATIAASGDKKKEEKSGKMQGTLEDQIISANPLLEAFGNAKTVRNDNSSRFGKFIRIHFGATGKLASADIETYLLEKSRVTFQLKAERSYHIFYQIMSNKKPELIEMLLITTNPFDFPFVSQGEITVPSIDDKEELMATDSAIDILGFTADEKTAIYKLTGAVMHYGNLKFKQKPREEQAEPEGTEVADKAAYLMGLNSADMLKALCYPRVKVGNEYVTKGQTAQQVHNAVGALAKALYERMFLWMVVRINEQLDTKQPRQYFIGVLDIAGFEIFDFNSFEQLCINFTNEKLQQFFNHHMFVLEQEEYKKEGIEWTFIDFGMDLAACIELIEKPMGIFSILEEECMFPKATDTSFKNKLYDQHLGKSSNFQKPKPTKGKVEAHFSLVHYAGTVDYNITGWLEKNKDPLNETVIGLYQKSSVKTLALLFANYGGADAAEASAGGGKKGGKKKGSSFQTVSALFRENLNKLMTNLRSTHPHFVRCIIPNETKTPGAMEHELVLHQLRCNGVLEGIRICRKGFPNRVLYADFKQRYKVLNASAIPEGQFIDSKKACEKLLGSIDIDHTQYKFGHTKVFFKAGLVGLLEEMRDEKLAQLITRTQARCRGYLMRVEYQKMVERRESIFCIQYNIRAFMNVKHWPWMKLFFKIKPLLKSAESEKEMANMKQEFEKTKEELAKSEAKRKELEEKMVKLVQEKNDLQLQVQSEADALADAEERCDQLIKTKIQLEAKVKEVTERAEDEEEINAELTAKKRKLEDECSELKKDIDDLELTLAKVEKEKHATENKVKNLTEEMAALDETIVKLTKEKKALQEAHQQTLDDLQAEEDKVNTLTKAKIKLEQQVDDLEGSLEQEKKLRMDLERAKRKLEGDLKLAQDSIMDLENDKQQLDEKLKKKDFEISQIQSKIEDEQLLGMQFQKKIKELQARIEELEEEIEAERTSRAKAEKHRADLSRELEEISERLEEAGGATAAQVEMNKKREAEFQKMRRDLEEATLQHEATAAALRKKHADSTAELGEQIDNLQRVKQKLEKEKSEMKMEIDDLASNIESVSKAKANLEKMCRTLEDQLSEYKTKEEQNQRMISDLSAQRARLQTESGEYGRQVEEKDALISQLSRGKQAFTQQIEELKRQLEEEIKAKNALAHALQSARHDCDLLREQYEEEQEAKGELQRALSKANSEVAQWRTKYETDAIQRTEELEEAKKKLAQRLQDAEEHVEAVNAKCASLEKTKQRLQNEVEDLMIDVERSNAACAALDKKQKNFDKILAEWKQKYEETQAELEASQKESRSLSTELFKMKNAYEESLDHLETMKRENKNLQQEISDLTEQIAEQGKAIHELEKVKKQVEQEKSEIQAALEEAEASLEHEEGKILRLQLELNQVKAEIDRKIAEKDEEIDQMKRNHLRVVESLQSSLDAEIRSRNEALRLKKKMEGDLNEMEIQLSHANRVAAEAQKNLRNTQGVLKDTQIHLDDALRTQDDLKEQVAMVERRANLLQAEIEELRAALEQTERSRKLAEQELLDATERVQLLHTQNTSLINTKKKLETDIAQIQGEMEDTIQEARNAEEKAKKAITDAAMMAEELKKEQDTSAHLERMKKNLDQTVKDLQLRLDEAEQLALKGGKKQIQKLEARVRELEGEVDAEQKRSAEAVKGVRKYERRVKELTYQSEEDRKNILRLQDLVDKLQMKVKSYKRQSEEAEQLSNVNLSKFRKIQHELEEAEERADIAESQVNKLRAKSREFHRRIEEEE from the exons ATGGCCTCTGGAGATGCCGAGATGGCTGTTTTTGGGGAGGCGGCTCCTTACCTCCGAAAATCGGAAAAGGAGAGAATTGCAGCTCAGAACAAACCTTTTGATGCCAAGTCATCGGTCTTTGTGGCTCATCCCAAAGAATCCTTTGTGAAAGGGACAATCACAAGCAGGGAATCGGGAAAAGTCACTGTCAAGACTGAAGGGGGAGAG ACCCTGACCGTGAAGGATGACCAAGTCTTCTCCATGAACCCTCCCAAGTATGACAAAATCGAGGACATGGCCATGATGACCCACCTCCACGAACCCGCCGTGCTGTACAACCTCAAAGAGCGTTACGCAGCCTGGATGATCTAC ACCTACTCGGGTCTCTTCTGCGTCACTGTCAACCCCTACAAGTGGCTGCCGGTGTACAACCCCGAGGTGGTGTTGGCCTACCGAGGCAAGAAGCGCCAGGAGGCCCCTCCACACATCTTCTCCATCTCTGACAACGCCTATCAGTTCATGCTGACTG ATCGGGAGAACCAGTCCATCCTGATCAC CGGAGAATCCGGGGCCGGGAAGACTGTGAACACAAAGCGTGTCATCCAGTACTTTGCAACAATTGCAGCCAGTggggacaagaagaaggaggagaagtCAGGCAAAATGCAG GGAACGCTTGAGGATCAAATCATCAGCGCCAACCCACTGCTGGAGGCCTTTGGAAACGCCAAGACCGTGAGGAATGACAACTCCTCACGCTTT GGCAAATTCATCAGAATCCACTTTGGTGCCACAGGCAAACTGGCTTCTGCTGACATTGAAACTT ATCTGCTGGAGAAGTCCAGAGTCACTTTCCAGCTCAAGGCGGAAAGGAGCTACCACATCTTTTATCAGATCATGTCCAACAAGAAACCAGAGCTAATTG aaatgctCCTCATCACCACCAACCCATTTGACTTCCCTTTTGTGAGTCAAGGTGAGATCACTGTTCCCAGCATTGATGACAAGGAGGAGTTGATGGCAACAGAT AGTGCCATTGACATCCTGGGCTTCACTGCTGATGAAAAGACAGCCATCTACAAGCTGACAGGGGCTGTCATGCACTATGGCAACCTGAAATTCAAGCAGAAACCAAGAGAGGAGCAAGCAGAGCCTGAAGGCACAGAAG TTGCTGACAAGGCTGCCTACCTGATGGGTCTGAACTCAGCTGACATGCTCAAGGCCCTCTGCTACCCCCGAGTCAAGGTGGGGAATGAATACGTGACCAAGGGCCAAACAGCGCAGCAG gTGCACAATGCAGTGGGTGCCTTGGCAAAGGCACTTTATGAGAGAATGTTCCTGTGGATGGTTGTTCGCATCAACGAACAGCTGGACACGAAGCAGCCCAGGCAGTACTTCATTGGTGTCCTGGACATTGCTGGCTTCGAGATCTTTGAT tttaACAGCTTTGAGCAGCTGTGCATCAACTTCACCAATGAGAAACTGCAACAGTTCTTCAACCACCACATGTtcgtgctggagcaggaggagtaCAAGAAGGAGGGGATTGAATGGACATTTATTGACTTTGGGATGGACCTGGCTGCCTGCATTGAGCTCATTGAGAAG CCCATGGGCATCTTCTCCATCCTGGAAGAGGAGTGCATGTTCCCCAAGGCAACTGACACCTCTTTCAAGAACAAGCTCTATGACCAGCACCTGGGCAAGTCCAGCAACTTCCAGAAGCCAAAACCTACCAAAGGCAAGGTTGAGGCCCACTTCTCCCTGGTGCACTATGCTGGCACAGTGGACTACAACATCACTGGGTGGCTGGAGAAGAACAAGGACCCTCTGAATGAAACTGTCATTGGGCTGTACCAGAAATCATCTGTGAAGACCCTGGCTTTACTCTTTGCCAACTATGGTGGAGCAGATGCAG CTGAGGCAAGTGCTGGTGGTGGCAAGAAGGGAGGCAAGAAGAAGGGTTCTTCCTTCCAGACTGTCTCAGCTCTTTTTCGG GAGAATTTAAACAAGCTGATGACCAACCTGAGAAGCACCCACCCCCATTTTGTACGGTGCATCATTCCAAATGAAACTAAAACACCTG GTGCCATGGAGCATGAGCTGGTGCTGCACCAGCTGCGCTGTAACGGCGTGCTGGAAGGGATCAGGATTTGCAGGAAAGGATTTCCCAACAGAGTCCTGTATGCAGATTTTAAACAGAG atACAAAGTATTAAATGCCAGTGCTATCCCAGAGGGACAGTTCATTGACAGCAAGAAGGCTTGTGAGAAACTTCTTGGATCAATTGATATAGATCATACTCAATACAAATTTGGTCACACTAAG GTGTTCTTCAAAGCTGGGCTGGTGGGCCTCTTGGAAGAGATGAGGGATGAGAAGCTGGCACAGCTCATCACCCGTACCCAGGCCAGGTGCAGGGGCTACCTGATGAGGGTGGAGTACCAGAAAATGGTGGAGAGAAG GGAGTCCATCTTCTGCATCCAGTACAACATTCGTGCATTCATGAATGTCAAACACTGGCCATGGATGAAGCTGTTCTTCAAGATCAAGCCCTTGCTGAAGAGTGCAGAGTCTGAGAAGGAGATGGCCAACATGAAACAGGAGTTTGAGAAAACCAAGGAAGAGCTTGCAAAGTCTGAGGCAAAGCGGAAGGAACTTGAGGAGAAAATGGTGAAACTGGTGCAGGAGAAAAATGACCTGCAGCTCCAGGTTCAGTCT GAAGCTGATGCTTTGGCTGATGCTGAGGAAAGGTGTGACCAGCtcatcaaaaccaaaatccagCTGGAAGCCAAAGTCAAGGAGGTGACTGAAAGGGCTGAGGATGAAGAGGAAATTAATGCTGAGTTGACAGCCAAGAAGAGGAAGCTGGAGGATGAATGTTCAGAGCTGAAGAAAGATATTGATGATCTTGAGCTAACACTGGCCAAggtggagaaggaaaaacacGCCACCGAAAACAAG GTGAAAAACCTGACTGAGGAGATGGCAGCATTGGATGAGACCATTGTGAAGCtgacaaaagagaagaaagccCTCCAAGAGGCCCATCAGCAGACCCTGGATGacctgcaggcagaggaggacAAAGTCAATACTCTGACCAAAGCCAAGATCAAGCTGGAACAGCAAGTGGATGAT CTGGAAGGGTCCCTAGAGCAAGAGAAGAAACTGCGCATGGACCTGGAGAGAGCTAAGAGGAAACTGGAAGGAGACCTGAAGCTGGCCCAGGACAGCATCATGGATTTGGAGAATGATaagcagcagctggatgagAAACTGAAGAA GAAAGACTTTGAAATCAGCCAGATCCAGAGCAAGATCGAGGATGAGCAACTTCTGGGCATGCAATTTCAGAAGAAGATCAAGGAGCTGCAG GCCCGTattgaggagctggaggaggaaattGAGGCAGAGCGAACCTCTCGCGCTAAAGCAGAGAAGCATCGCGCTGACCTGTcgagggagctggaggagatCAGCGAGCGCCTGGAAGAAGCAGGAGgggccacagcagctcaagTGGAGATGAACAAGAAGCGTGAGGCAGAATTCCAGAAGATGCGCCGTGACCTGGAAGAGGCCACGCTGCAGCACGAAGCCACGGCTGCTGCCCTGCGCAAGAAGCACGCggacagcacagctgagctgggcgAGCAGATCGACAACCTGCAACGCGTGAAGcagaagctggagaaggagaagagtgAGATGAAGATGGAGATTGATGACTTGGCCAGTAACATAGAGTCTGTGTCTAAAGCCAAG GCAAATCTTGAGAAGATGTGCCGCACTCTGGAAGATCAGCTGAGTGAATATAAAACAAAGGAGGAGCAGAATCAGCGCATGATTAGTGATCTTAGTGCTCAAAGAGCTCGTCTGCAGACAGAATCTG GTGAATATGGACGACAGGTGGAAGAAAAGGATGCTTTAATTTCTCAGCTGTCTAGAGGGAAACAGGCTTTCACCCAGCAGATTGAAGAACTGAAGCGGCAGCTAGAAGAAGAGATAAAG GCCAAGAATGCCCTGGCCCATGCCCTGCAGTCTGCTCGCCACGACTGTGACTTGCTCCGGGAACAAtatgaggaggagcaggaggccaAGGGGGAGCTGCAGCGAGCCCTGTCCAAGGCCAACAGCGAAGTGGCCCAGTGGAGAACCAAATACGAGACGGACGCGATTCAGCGCACGGAGGAGCTCGAGGAGGCCAA GAAGAAGCTGGCCCAGCGCCTGCAGGATGCAGAGGAACATGTTGAGGCTGTCAATGCCAAATGTGCCTCCCTGGAAAAGACaaagcagaggctgcagaatgAAGTGGAGGACCTGATGATTGACGTGGAGAGATCCAATGCTGCCTGCGCTGCTCTGGATAAGAAGCAGAAGAACTTTGACAAG ATCCTGGCAGAATGGAAGCAGAAGTATGAGGAAACACAGGCTGAGCTGGAGGCCTCGCAGAAGGAGTCGCGCTCTCTCAGCACGGAGCTGTTCAAGATGAAGAATGCCTATGAGGAGTCCTTGGACCACCTGGAAACAATGAAGCGGGAGAACAAGAACTTGCAGC AGGAGATTTCTGACCTCACAGAGCAGATCGCTGAGCAAGGAAAGGCAATTCATGAGCTGGAGAAAGTCAAGAAGCAGGTTGAGCAGGAGAAATCAGAAAtccaggcagctctggaggaaGCTGAG GCCTCCCTGGAACATGAAGAGGGGAAGATCCTGCGCCTGCAGCTTGAGCTCAACCAGGTGAAGGCTGAGATTGACAGGAAGATTGCAGAGAAAGATGAGGAGATTGACCAGATGAAGAGAAACCACCTCCGAGTCGTGGAGTCCTTGCAGAGCAGCTTGGATGCTGAGATCAGGAGCAGGAATGAAGCCCTGAGGCTGAAGAAGAAGATGGAGGGAGACCTTAATGAAATGGAGATCCAGCTGAGCCATGCCAACCGTGTGGCTGCAGAGGCACAAAAGAACCTGAGAAATACACAGGGAGTGCTCAAG gACACCCAGATCCATCTGGACGATGCTCTCAGGACACAGGATGACCTGAAGGAGCAGGTGGCCATGGTGGAGCGCAGAGCAAACCTGCTGCAGGCTGAAATTGAGGAGCTCCGGGCAGCTCTAGAGCAGACGGAGCGGTCGAGGAAattggctgagcaggagcttcTGGATGCCACTGAGCGTGTGCAGCTCCTCCACACCCAG AACACCAGCCTGATCAACACCAAGAAGAAGCTGGAAACGGACATTGCCCAGATCCAGGGTGAAATGGAGGATACCATCCAGGAAGCCCGCAATGCTGAGGAGAAGGCCAAGAAGGCCATCACCGAT GCGGCCATGATGGCAGAAGAGCTGAAGAAGGAGCAGGACACCAGTGCCCACCTGGAGAGGATGAAGAAGAACCTGGACCAGACGGTGAAGGACCTGCAGCTTCGTCTGGATGAGGCTGAGCAGCTGGCACTGAAGGGAGGGAAGAAGCAGATCCAGAAGCTGGAGGCCAGG GTGCGGGAGCTGGAAGGGGAGGTTGATGCTGAGCAGAAGCGCAGCGCTGAAGCCGTGAAGGGCGTGCGCAAGTACGAGCGGAGGGTGAAGGAACTCACCTACCAG TCTGAGGAAGACAGGAAGAATATTCTCAGGCTGCAGGATCTGGTGGACAAGCTGCAAATGAAAGTGAAATCCTACAAGAGACAATCTGAGGAGGCT gagcagctctcCAATGTCAACCTGTCCAAGTTCCGCAAGATCCAGCACGAGCTGGAGGAAGCCGAGGAGCGGGCTGACATTGCAGAGTCACAGGTCAACAAGCTCCGAGCCAAGAGCCGGGAGTTCCACAGGAGGATAGAAGAGGAAGAGTGA